The region GATCGTGGCGATCGCGATGTTGGCGAGTTGGGCGCTGAACAGCTTTTCGCAATGGCGCTTTGGCCGCGGCGCCCGGCCGACGGCGCTGTTTTGCGGTTACTGGGTCTGGGCGATTCTGAGCGCAGCGCAGTCGCCGCAGGCGGCGCTAGGCTGGCAGTTTGTGATGGACATGGCGAAGATCGTGTTGCCGTTCGTCGCTGGGGTCACCATGCTCAACTCGGCGGCGCGGCTACGGCAACTGGCCTGGGTCATCGCGCTGAGCCAGGGGTATGTGGCGTTCGAGATGAATCTTTCGTATTTCGAGGGATTCAACCGGATGCAACAGATGGGCTTTGCGGGGCTGGACAACAACAGCGCCGCCATCGCGATGGTGACCGGATTTGGGCTGGCGTCGTTTTTGGGGTTTTTCGCGCGCGATTGGTGGCAGAAGGCGGCAGGCCTAGGCAGCGCGCTGCTGATGGCGCATGCGATTATGTTCTCCTATTCCCGAGGCGGGATGTTGGCGCTGACGGTGATCGGCGTGTTTTCATTCTTTCTGTTTGTGCGGCAACCGCGTCATTTGGCCATGGCGGCGGTGCTGTTGTTGGTGATGGTGCGGCTGGCCGGGCCTGAAGTGCGCACGCGATTTGTCACAGCATTCGCGGATGAAGAGACGCGCGACCGCTCGGCTGAATCGCGGATTGAGCAGTGGGGATATTGCTGGGACGCGATGCAGAAGCAACCTCTATTTGGCGTGGGGCCCAATCATTGGCCCATCGTCAGCAAGGAGTATGGTCTGGGGGTGTCTGTCGAGGCGCATTCTTTGTGGCTGCAAACTGCGGCGGAGCTTGGCATACCTGGCGCGGTATGCCTGGTAGGCATGTACCTCACCGTGATTTGGAAGCTGCTGCCATTGGCCTGGCGGCTACCGCTGGGCGTGACGGGGGAAGCTCGCGAATTTGGCTATCTGGCGGGAGGCGTCGTCGCATCGCTTGTGGGATTTGGCGTGGCGGCGAGTTTTGTCAGTCTCGAAGGTCTGGAGATCGCCCCGTATGTCGCAATGCTGGGTGCGGGTATCATGAAACTGGCGCCGGCGCCGGCGGTCGCGCGAGCAGCGCCGGCCGCATTTCCCAAACCGGCGTTGGCCGTAGGTCCCGCATGGCGACGGTGACGATGCTGCAACCCCAAGTTGAGCCGCCGCCGCATTGGGGCACGGACGACCGCCTGCGCTATGTTTACTTGTCGTCCGCGATGCACAGCGGTTCGACGCTGATCGCATGTTTGCTTGGCGCGCATCCGGCGGTTTCGACGGTGGGGGAGCTGGCTGCGGATTTCCCCAAGGCCACGCGTTGTTCTTGCGGTCAAATGTACACCGAGTGCGCCTTCTGGACTGGGTTGGAGCGCCAAGCGACGCGGGCAGGCATACCGTTTGAGATTGGGAATTTGAACATTGATCTGCAACCGAAGCCGCGCAGCGGATTCTGCGAGGCGCTGTACTATTACGGTTTTCGCATCCCGGCTTTTGATGCGGCGCGCGACGTGGCGTTTGGCCGGACGCGCTTCGCGTCGAAGGCGCGCGAGGCAGTGGCGAAATCGGTGGCAATTGCCCAGTTGGTGTGCGACGGCGAGGGGACCCGAGTCTTTTTGGACACGTCGAAAAATCCGTTGCAGTTGCGCTTCTTGGCTGGTAGCGACGACATCGATTTGGGATTGATTGTGTTGGTGCGCGACGGGCGCGGCGTGATGAATTCGATCATGCGGCACTATCATTTCTCTAAGGAGCACGCGCTGGGCGCGTGGATCTGGGCCAATCGCAACATTGAGCGCGCCAGGGAGCGCTATGTGCGGCCCGAGCGCGTGTTTCACCTGCGCATTGAAGATTTGACGACTGACTGCGACGGCGTTTGCCGACGGCTGTTCGAGTTCCTGGGGGTTGAGTCGGGATTGTCGCTGGATTACTCCGACTTGAGCCAGCGGCACATCGTGGGCAATACGATGCGGCTCAGTTTCAAGGGCGAGATTCGCGCCGACGAGCGATGGCGCGATGAATTGCCGCCCGACGCGCTGGCGTACTTTAATGCGCACGGCGGGAGCGACTGGAACCGGCGCTATGGTTACCACGACTGATGCAGATCGGCACGGCAACCTATCCGCCGATAGCGCGTCCGACGCGTGTCTTGTTTATTGGGCATTCGGCGCTGATTGGCGGGGCCGAGTTGTGTCTGGACACGTTACTGGCGCATCTCGATCGATCGCAAATTGATCCGGTTGTGGTGTTCGCGGGAGAGGGGCCTCTGTCAGCACGCACGCTGGAGCGCGGTATTCCGACGCATACGCGTCCGCTGTGCTGGTGGATGTGTTTTGAACCGGGCCGCTGGTACTTTCAGAACTTGTTGATGCGATCGTGTTCCAATGTGCGTTGGTTGGTCGAATTGGTGCAGCGTGAGCGAATTGAGCTTGTGTACACGAACACAGCGGTGATCCCCGAGGGGGCTATCGCGGCACGGCGCGCGGGCGTGCCGCATGTCTGGCACGTGCATGAAGTGCTGACCCCCGCGCACATGCGGCCGCGGCTGTTGCCGCTATCCGCGATCAAGCGGTGCATTGGTGGTTGGTCGGCACGGGTGATTTTCGAATCGGAAAGCGCGCGGCAAGCGGCGGGCGCCGAGATCTCAGAACAAAAATCGATTGCGATTCACAATGCGTCGCGATTCGACGTGGCGGAGGCGCCGAGCCAGGAGGCGGCGCGCCGACAGTTGAATTTGCCGAGTGACGTGACCGTGCTGACCATGTTAGGGAGGTTGTCGGAACGTAAGAATCCGCTGCATCTGGTACGAGCGCTGGCGGCGTGCCGGGTGAGCAAGGAGGCGTTATGCGTATTTGCGGGGGATGGGCCCTTGCGAGCCGAGCTAGAGCGACAGATTGAGCGCTTAGGCCTGGCGAATCAATGCCGGCTGTTGCCATTTCAAGCAGATGCAAGGCCGCTGTTGGCGGCCAGTGATTTGGTGGTGATGCCAAGCCGTGAGGAATCGTTTGGGCTGGTGCTGGTGGAGGCCGCTGCGCTAGGCAAACCAACCATCGCCACGCGGGTACAGGGACCGAGTGAGATCATTGTGGATGGCGAGACGGGCCTGTTGGTGACGATCGACGATGATGCGGAGCTGGCAGCGGCCCTGGAACGATTGATCGGCAACCAGGTCTTGCGCGAGCGCATGGGCGCCGCCGCCCGCCGGCGTGCGGAGGAGCGTTTCTCGGCGCCAGCGCATGCCAGACAGATTGAAGCCGTGCTAAGAGATGTGGCGGCGAGGCATGCGCAGACGGTGGAGCTTGCGCGTGGCTAGCGGCGAGCAGAGTCCGTTGGTGAGCGTGGTGCTGCCGGTGTTCAACGGCGCGGCGCTGGCGGGGCAGGCGATCGAAAGCGCGCTGGCGCAGACGGACTGCTCACTGGAGGTGATTGCCATCGACGATGGCTCGACCGACGATTCGCTAGAAATGCTGCGCCGCTATGGCGATAGGATACGGGTGCTAGAACAGCCGAATCTTGGCGTTGGCGCGGCGCGAGCCGCCGGTGTGCGAGCCGCGCGGGGGGAGTACGTCGCTTTTCTGGATCAGGACGATTGGTGGCTGCCAGGTAAGTTGGCCCGGCAGGTGGCGGCGCTAAGGGGTGATGATCGCCTTGGACTTGCGCATACCGAGGTTCGGTACTTCGACGAGGCGCGTCAGCAGTTCACTGGCCCATTGAATCCCGACGCGCGACCGGAGCGATTGACGGGTGATTGCTATGGCGAGTTGTTGCTGGAAAATCACGTTCGCAATTCAAGCGTATTGACGCGCGCCAGTGTGCTGCGAGCGGTTGGCTTTGACACAGGGATTGCTGGCAACAGCGTACAAGACTACGAACTGTGGCTGAAAGTCGCGCGGGTAAGCCGATTCGCCTATCTGGACGAACCGCTGACGGTGATTCGATTGCATCCCGACCAAGGGACTTGGGATCGGCGTCGCATGCTGGGGGACGAGGCTGAATTGCTGGAGCGAATTGCCGCTGACGTCGAACGGACGCCTGTTTTTCGAGAGCGCATGGCTCGGTTGTATGATTCGCTGGGGGTGGCGCATCTGGACGTGGCCGATTTGCGGTCGGCACGTCCCTGTTTTCGCCGCTCGCTCGGTTGGCGGCCGACGCTGCGCGCCGGCGTCCTATACTTATTGACGTGCTGCCCGAGGTTCGTGTTGCAAGGGATACGGTCCTGGCGTGGCCGCGGAGCGAAGCCGTCCCAGGGCGCGTCTCAGCCAGTGATGGTCGGCGAAGACTCCCTGGCGGGAACGGCGCTACGACCTCCTGCATCGACGATCACCTAAGCGCGATAGCGATCGATCAAGATGGAGACACAAATCGTCGCACCGCAGATCGAAGCCACGGCGCCGACCGATGAATCGAGCAACTTGCGCGCAGGCATCAAGTCGTTGCTGCGTGGCGCGGCGATTGTGTGTATGGTGGCGCCATATGTCTGTTTTCGATTGGGGGCGGCGCTACTGGGACCCGTGCGCGCATTTGCGGGTTGGTCGCAGGCCTTGAGCCTCGTACCTGGTCTGACAGGCGAGTACTTGCGCTGGGGATTTTATCGCTTAGCCCTGGCGCGCTGCGGCGACGACGCGTGCATATCGTTTGGAACCGTGATCTCCCACCCGACCGCCCGCATTGGCCGCACCGTGTATATTGGCCCGTTCGGTTCGATTGGCGATGTCGATCTCGCCGATGATGTGCTGCTGGGGTCGCATGTGTCAATCGCCAATGGCGGCGGCCAGCATGGGATTGAGCGGTTGGACGTGCCGATTCGTGAGCAAGCGGGGCAGTGGCGACGAATCAACATCGGCGCCGACACCTGGATTGGCGATCGCGCCGTGGTGCTGGCCGACGTTGGGCGCCACTG is a window of Pirellulales bacterium DNA encoding:
- a CDS encoding acyltransferase, with amino-acid sequence METQIVAPQIEATAPTDESSNLRAGIKSLLRGAAIVCMVAPYVCFRLGAALLGPVRAFAGWSQALSLVPGLTGEYLRWGFYRLALARCGDDACISFGTVISHPTARIGRTVYIGPFGSIGDVDLADDVLLGSHVSIANGGGQHGIERLDVPIREQAGQWRRINIGADTWIGDRAVVLADVGRHCVIGAGSVVTEAVPDFAIAAGIPARVLRYRNQPEEPTACPAN
- a CDS encoding glycosyltransferase; this encodes MQIGTATYPPIARPTRVLFIGHSALIGGAELCLDTLLAHLDRSQIDPVVVFAGEGPLSARTLERGIPTHTRPLCWWMCFEPGRWYFQNLLMRSCSNVRWLVELVQRERIELVYTNTAVIPEGAIAARRAGVPHVWHVHEVLTPAHMRPRLLPLSAIKRCIGGWSARVIFESESARQAAGAEISEQKSIAIHNASRFDVAEAPSQEAARRQLNLPSDVTVLTMLGRLSERKNPLHLVRALAACRVSKEALCVFAGDGPLRAELERQIERLGLANQCRLLPFQADARPLLAASDLVVMPSREESFGLVLVEAAALGKPTIATRVQGPSEIIVDGETGLLVTIDDDAELAAALERLIGNQVLRERMGAAARRRAEERFSAPAHARQIEAVLRDVAARHAQTVELARG
- a CDS encoding glycosyltransferase, with the translated sequence MASGEQSPLVSVVLPVFNGAALAGQAIESALAQTDCSLEVIAIDDGSTDDSLEMLRRYGDRIRVLEQPNLGVGAARAAGVRAARGEYVAFLDQDDWWLPGKLARQVAALRGDDRLGLAHTEVRYFDEARQQFTGPLNPDARPERLTGDCYGELLLENHVRNSSVLTRASVLRAVGFDTGIAGNSVQDYELWLKVARVSRFAYLDEPLTVIRLHPDQGTWDRRRMLGDEAELLERIAADVERTPVFRERMARLYDSLGVAHLDVADLRSARPCFRRSLGWRPTLRAGVLYLLTCCPRFVLQGIRSWRGRGAKPSQGASQPVMVGEDSLAGTALRPPASTIT
- a CDS encoding O-antigen ligase family protein, which encodes MKGVLFTFLLTAVGTLGAFVDPFIALLVYVSFAIIKPDAMWHWSVPALGYSRIVAIAMLASWALNSFSQWRFGRGARPTALFCGYWVWAILSAAQSPQAALGWQFVMDMAKIVLPFVAGVTMLNSAARLRQLAWVIALSQGYVAFEMNLSYFEGFNRMQQMGFAGLDNNSAAIAMVTGFGLASFLGFFARDWWQKAAGLGSALLMAHAIMFSYSRGGMLALTVIGVFSFFLFVRQPRHLAMAAVLLLVMVRLAGPEVRTRFVTAFADEETRDRSAESRIEQWGYCWDAMQKQPLFGVGPNHWPIVSKEYGLGVSVEAHSLWLQTAAELGIPGAVCLVGMYLTVIWKLLPLAWRLPLGVTGEAREFGYLAGGVVASLVGFGVAASFVSLEGLEIAPYVAMLGAGIMKLAPAPAVARAAPAAFPKPALAVGPAWRR
- a CDS encoding sulfotransferase yields the protein MLQPQVEPPPHWGTDDRLRYVYLSSAMHSGSTLIACLLGAHPAVSTVGELAADFPKATRCSCGQMYTECAFWTGLERQATRAGIPFEIGNLNIDLQPKPRSGFCEALYYYGFRIPAFDAARDVAFGRTRFASKAREAVAKSVAIAQLVCDGEGTRVFLDTSKNPLQLRFLAGSDDIDLGLIVLVRDGRGVMNSIMRHYHFSKEHALGAWIWANRNIERARERYVRPERVFHLRIEDLTTDCDGVCRRLFEFLGVESGLSLDYSDLSQRHIVGNTMRLSFKGEIRADERWRDELPPDALAYFNAHGGSDWNRRYGYHD